A region from the Natronomonas salsuginis genome encodes:
- a CDS encoding DUF3006 domain-containing protein, with protein sequence MRYMLVGVLLAVLVLLVVVTVADSNSGRTAVVDRLGSDYAVLLLAESGETTDQRVVDPNVLPEAGRHEGAVLYLDDDGYRYSESATIRRECRHSRRFDALAERLS encoded by the coding sequence ATGCGATACATGCTCGTCGGCGTGCTCCTCGCCGTCCTCGTACTGCTCGTCGTGGTGACGGTCGCGGACTCGAATTCCGGTCGAACCGCCGTCGTGGACCGACTCGGTAGCGACTACGCCGTGTTACTCCTCGCGGAATCCGGGGAGACGACCGATCAACGCGTCGTCGATCCGAACGTACTCCCCGAAGCCGGTCGTCACGAAGGGGCCGTCCTGTACCTCGACGACGACGGCTATCGATACAGCGAGTCGGCGACGATACGGCGAGAGTGTAGACACTCACGTCGGTTCGACGCGCTCGCCGAGCGGTTGTCGTAG
- a CDS encoding winged helix-turn-helix transcriptional regulator — protein MRELDETDRELLRLLLDDGRASYKQLAETVDLSPPAVSDRVDRLRELGVIERFTVNVDRSRLREGVRVAITLVVTPGESTAVREALTDVTGVEHVFVTAEGRLLVVGTFPDADIESPLQPAFETKAIESVDVTPLVASDWHPALGEATLGLECVECGNSVTAEGVSAVIDGERYEFCCGSCRARFEERYEELSEGA, from the coding sequence ATGCGGGAACTGGACGAAACCGACCGCGAACTGCTCCGACTTCTGCTCGACGACGGCCGCGCGTCCTACAAGCAGCTCGCGGAGACAGTCGATCTCTCGCCGCCGGCGGTGAGCGATCGCGTCGACAGGCTTCGAGAGTTGGGCGTCATCGAGCGGTTCACCGTGAACGTCGACCGATCGCGACTTCGTGAGGGCGTTCGCGTCGCGATAACGCTGGTCGTCACGCCGGGAGAGTCGACGGCCGTGAGGGAGGCGCTCACCGACGTTACTGGTGTCGAACACGTGTTCGTGACCGCCGAGGGGCGGCTGTTGGTGGTCGGTACGTTCCCGGACGCGGACATCGAATCCCCGCTGCAACCCGCGTTCGAGACGAAAGCTATCGAGTCCGTCGACGTCACGCCGCTCGTCGCGTCCGACTGGCATCCCGCCCTGGGGGAGGCGACGCTCGGGCTCGAGTGCGTCGAGTGCGGCAACAGCGTCACCGCCGAGGGCGTCAGCGCCGTCATCGACGGTGAGCGGTACGAGTTCTGCTGTGGGTCCTGTCGGGCGCGCTTCGAGGAGCGGTACGAAGAACTCAGCGAGGGTGCGTAA
- a CDS encoding DUF309 domain-containing protein has product MDDHTRDESVGPPISGTPAGWDADRGPSNGWEHGTLRRATIHGVRLFNSSAYHESHDCFEAEWYNYGRGTTESAFLHGMVQVAAGAYKHVEFENDDGMRSLFETALQYLHGVPRDFYGVDLPDVRTTLTNALRDPTVVDGWAITLDGTRPTAREIDYEYAAELE; this is encoded by the coding sequence ATGGACGATCACACCCGCGACGAGTCCGTCGGGCCACCGATCTCCGGTACCCCGGCCGGGTGGGACGCCGACCGCGGCCCGTCGAACGGGTGGGAGCACGGCACCCTCCGCCGGGCGACGATCCACGGCGTCCGGCTGTTCAACTCGAGCGCATATCACGAATCGCACGACTGCTTCGAGGCAGAGTGGTACAACTATGGCCGCGGGACGACTGAGAGCGCCTTCCTCCACGGGATGGTGCAGGTCGCTGCCGGGGCGTACAAGCACGTGGAATTCGAGAACGACGACGGGATGCGGTCGCTGTTCGAGACCGCGTTGCAGTACCTCCACGGCGTCCCGCGTGATTTCTACGGTGTCGATCTCCCGGACGTCCGAACGACGCTCACGAACGCGCTCCGCGATCCGACGGTCGTCGACGGCTGGGCGATCACGCTCGACGGGACGCGACCGACGGCGCGCGAGATCGATTACGAATACGCCGCCGAGCTAGAATAG